A part of Entelurus aequoreus isolate RoL-2023_Sb linkage group LG03, RoL_Eaeq_v1.1, whole genome shotgun sequence genomic DNA contains:
- the ginm1 gene encoding glycoprotein integral membrane protein 1: protein MAISAVFVNFLLFVLVTLTESSLTTENILINVIAGSPDTQEPYNLQINLNISVNKEQVLVNNIPVELSAVTRLNCQALFLASTNGSSEYGAGDLLSTVTRVMVTQNQLYSDAEKVVALQVFSEVVELEGRKVQQPDMCEVKILLSPDFQTLAQYTNTYPMGHSDIFRLSREHDVVVTRPANHQKEEQMMSQTTSQYALKHSETTQEEIAAPGKLPETPLRMDPDVLRDASYEDAEDLGQPEQAPVETSPREFLSYSAMCRWVDDFRERLRHFCAQSLPLFFLVMCVVVIGVVGSAVIVKILDLFLPACEPRPMFQLKDVSLVPEKEEEEEKHTLLDNVDLEDQDQRKP from the exons ATGGCAATATCAGCCGTTTTTGTTAACTTTCTACTTTTTGTCTTAGTCACGCTGACAGAGTCATCGCTGACCACG GAAAATATCCTGATTAACGTGATAGCCGGGTCGCCAGATACACAGGAGCCTTACAATTTGCAG atCAATTTAAACATATCAGTGAACAAGGAGCAAGTATTGGTAAACAATATCCCCGTTGAGCTATCAGCGGTGACCAGATTAAACTGTCAAGCCCTTTTCT TGGCCAGCACAAATGGAAGCAGCGAGTATGGGGCTGGGGACCTGCTTTCTACTGTCACCAGGGTGATGGTGACCCAGAACCAGCTGTACAGTGACGCAGAAAAAGTGGTGGCTCTGCAGGTGTTCAGTGAAGTCGTGGAGTTGGAGGGCAGAAAG GTGCAGCAGCCTGATATGTGTGAGGTGAAAATACTGCTGAGTCCAGACTTCCAGACGCTGGCCCAGTACACCAACACTTACCCCATGGGACACAGTGACATCTTCAGGCTGTCCAGAGAGCACGACGTGGTGGTCACACGTCCCGCCAACCATCAGAAAG AGGAGCAAATGATGTCCCAGACCACCAGCCAGTACGCTCTCAAACACTCGGAGACCACGCAAGAAGAAATCGCGGCGCCGGGGAAACTCCCGGAGACGCCGCTGCGCATGGACCCTGATGTCCTGCGTGATGCCAGCTATGAAGACGCAGAAGACCTGGGACAACCTGAGCAGGCGCCAGTGGAGACTTCGCCCAGAGAATTTCTCTCCTATTCG GCCATGTGTCGCTGGGTGGATGACTTCCGGGAGCGTCTGCGACACTTCTGTGCCCAGTCACTGCCCCTCTTCTTCCTGGTCATGTGTGTGGTGGTCATCGGCGTGGTGGGCTCGGCCGTCATCGTCAAGATACTGGACTTGTTCTTGCCCGCCTGCGAACCCAG GCCCATGTTTCAACTGAAGGATGTGAGTCTGGTGccagagaaggaggaggaggaggagaagcacACGCTCCTGGACAACGTGGACTTGGAAGACCAGGACCAGAGGAAGCCTTGA